A region from the Aegilops tauschii subsp. strangulata cultivar AL8/78 chromosome 5, Aet v6.0, whole genome shotgun sequence genome encodes:
- the LOC141022465 gene encoding uncharacterized protein — protein sequence MMKKTYHFVWSDAANEAFEALKKQLAEPPILAAPIEKEPLLLYVAANNKEFSVAVVVDPKEVGKEYLVQRPAYYACEVLTGSKQQYPHWQKLVFGVFMATRKLKHISLDILLLWSALLL from the coding sequence atgatgaagaagacatatCACTTTGTATGGAGTGATGCTGCCAATGAAGCGTTTGAGGCACTTAAGAAACAATTAGCTGAGCCGCCCATCTTGGCTGCTCCCATAGAAAAAGAGCCTTTGCTCCTGTACGTGGCAGCTAATAACAAGGAATTCAGCGTAGCAGTTGTCGTGGACCCAAAGGAGGTAGGTAAAGAGTACCTAGTCCAGCGGCCGGCTTATTATGCATGTGAGGTCCTGACCGGGTCTAAGCAACaatatccgcattggcagaaactGGTGTTTGGGGTGTTCATGGCGACTCGCAAGTTGAAGCATATTTCCTTGGACATCCTATTattgtggtcagctctgctcctttag